Genomic DNA from Coffea arabica cultivar ET-39 chromosome 7e, Coffea Arabica ET-39 HiFi, whole genome shotgun sequence:
TAGTTATGGCTACCAAACAAAAAGCTAGAGGTGGTGCCAAGGCTTGCCGAGTTCATGATTTGGTACATGAGTTTTGTGTGGCAAAAGTCAAAGAAGAAAGTTTTCTACATACTTTACAGCATGGTGACATTTTCACTTATACAGGACCGTGCAACCCCTATCGACTGTGTATTTACTCGCCAACTGGGTCTGATCAAAAGTCTGTGGAGCTTGAGCAATCAAGGCTTAATTTTCCCTACTTGCGTTCTTTGCTCTTCTTTGCTAATGGTGCTTGGGCGTTTGACGTGCTGGATTTTTTTACAGGGTTTTGGATGTTTAAACTTCTTAGAGTGTTAGATTTGGGGGAACCATTTTTTGTTGCTACCTGTTTTCCAAAGGAAGTAACATGGCTTGTTCACTTGAGATACTTAGCAATTCATGGACACACAAATTACATTCCATCAGCCATAAGCAACCTGTCAAGGTTAGAAACTTTTCTGGTAAGAGGATGCATTGCTGATGTTCTGTTGCCAAATACCATCTGGAACATCAAGACATTGAGGCATCTATATATAACACGGTCCGAGAAAGGTTTTAGTTTTCCCATTGACAGTAAACTTGAAGATCGCCTGGATTTAAAGAATTTAGCCACTTTAGCTCTTGCAATTGATCCCTCTTTTCAGTGCTTGCAAAAGATTCTAACAAAGTTACCAAGCATCCGCAAGATAAGATGCACACCACTCGGATCAAGAGAATCTACTGGAAATCACAATGGGATTCTTGTGCTGGACTATTTGAGTCAACTAGAGTCACTTAACGTGCGTGGATTTGTAGGATATGAGTTTGAATTCCCTctgaatttgaaaaagttgaCTCTTTCATCTAATCATCAGCCATGGAGTGAGATTTCTGTTATTGGAAAGCTGCCAAACCTTGAAGCGCTTAAATTAGAAAGCAGTTCGTTTGTGGGGGAAAAATGGGAAATGAAAGAAGGGGAGTTCTGTAGACTCAGATTCTTGAAATTGTTATTGTTAGACATTCGCATTTGGACTGCCTCTTCTGATAATTTTTCCTGTCTTGAGAAACTGGTTCTGCATATTTGTCCACATCTAGAAGAGGTCCTTTCTTGTTTAGGGGAAATTCCGACACTTGAAATGATTGAGGCGAAATCCTGTCCTGAATCTGCATTAAGTTATGTCAAGCAAATTCAGATGGAAATGGGAAATGAGGGTCTCAAGATCGTCACTGAAAGATGTTGGTGATCCATGTTTTCTTAGCACTCAGATCAGAAGGAGAGTCCATTTCCTCTCATCACATTCTACAGC
This window encodes:
- the LOC140011250 gene encoding putative late blight resistance protein homolog R1B-16: MATKQKARGGAKACRVHDLVHEFCVAKVKEESFLHTLQHGDIFTYTGPCNPYRLCIYSPTGSDQKSVELEQSRLNFPYLRSLLFFANGAWAFDVLDFFTGFWMFKLLRVLDLGEPFFVATCFPKEVTWLVHLRYLAIHGHTNYIPSAISNLSRLETFLVRGCIADVLLPNTIWNIKTLRHLYITRSEKGFSFPIDSKLEDRLDLKNLATLALAIDPSFQCLQKILTKLPSIRKIRCTPLGSRESTGNHNGILVLDYLSQLESLNVRGFVGYEFEFPLNLKKLTLSSNHQPWSEISVIGKLPNLEALKLESSSFVGEKWEMKEGEFCRLRFLKLLLLDIRIWTASSDNFSCLEKLVLHICPHLEEVLSCLGEIPTLEMIEAKSCPESALSYVKQIQMEMGNEGLKIVTERCW